The Apis cerana isolate GH-2021 linkage group LG10, AcerK_1.0, whole genome shotgun sequence DNA window ACaacaaattctattttaaaaccaACTCAAATTTCATCAACAcctatatctattttaaaacctcaaacaaaaattacatttaacaaTGCAACTAAACAAAATGTAACTGTtgcaaatcaaaatattactaatgTTTCaagtaatttacaaaatacttCACAAAAAACGCCTATAACACAACATAGCAATACATATGAATCtattaaatcaattcaaaATGAAACTACTAGacaaaaacttaattttatagtaaatggCACAAAtcttaaagtaaataaaaaaattaaaagtactcCTATTAAATCTACAACAATAGTAAATGAATCTACAGATGCATCTAAACCATTAGGTTCTAGTGAAAATCCAATACAAATAGTTCAGCAAGGTCAAACATTTCATAGGTAGgtgacaaatattaaaataatataattattaattattttataacaattatatttattctagtaTGCAACGTTTAACACCAAtgcaattaaaacaaattgcaCATGTTTTGCAACAACGTAGCCAAGAAACAGCTACATCAAATGAAAGAGTAGTATATAGgtcagtatatatatttatttaatattatagaattttaaatctaaatgatttaaatgtaCATTCAGAGTGGTATTTCCCGAAGAATTGGATTTACAAATTAGAAATCcaggaaatttattaaaaaatcgtgGTGGAAAAAGAGGTAGACCAAAAAAAAGTACTATAAGACCTTCATTGCTTCCACCTAAACCACCACCAATTCCTGATGAAGAACAAGAAGAATTGAaggtagattttatttatttttttaaatttttaaattattttacaatcttaatatgttaatctttttttcaggatgaaagaaaaaaagtagtaGCCAGAACACGATCTGGTAGACTTTCTCGACCTCCTAGACATATGGTGCGAGATTATAAACACTTACATCATTTAGATTTTCTACAACCTGATTTAGATGATTCAGATGGTGGTTATAGTgattataatactaataatgataaacttgaagaagaagaatcacctaaagaattattaacagGTCTTGAAgtaccaaaaagaaaaatatcagatcATTTTAGATGTCCtacatgtaataaaatatatttagggCGTACTCGTATGGCAAGGCATTTTGAAATGCATCCTGATCATGGAAGTCCTGAGCAACTACCTCCTCCAACACCTGAACctgaattaaaacaaaatggaGGACAAGATCCTTTAAAacgtaaaggaaaaaaacgagGTCCTTGGGCTTATGTTACACCAGAAGCTAAATCAGAAAGACgccaaataaaattacaagaagCGATTTCTGTATGTGAAAatctcgaaataataaaaattgctgcAAAACCGGTACTTAACGCACaatcattatttgatttattggtACTAAAGTCTGAAAATaatgtaagaaattttttggacgagttaaaacaattaatgGATAAAATACGAGAAAAAGTTGGAACAATGTTAACAATTGCAAATAGCGATGAAGAATTAAGCGaagatttaattgatattaatgaagAATCACTTTGTGATGCTTTAGGTCTTAATCCAggattgtataaaattaacaatgaaGCCCTAAAAAAGGATGATACTTCTATTTGCACTACTTATGACAATAGAGAGCCACCTCttaaacttcaaaaaatagataattctgAAGAtggtaaagaaaatatagaagaacGAATGTCCAGTGGTTTTTCTGAAAGTTCAGATCTTAGTGTTTCGGATTTTTTAAGTGATAGAAGAAATGATTCTGTAACAAATCCTACTTGTCCAGAAGTGCTATCTGCTTTAACATTAATGCGAAGAAATCCTAGTCCTGTGAATAATACagagaataataaatctaataatgtttcaaaacttttaatttcaaatccagaaattcaaaatcaaatatcagATAATCCTGGATTTCAAAAAGTCGATATTACTTCGCCAAAAATTTCAACTTATCAAAAGTCAGAGTCTCATAAAGAAAACTTTACAAAATTAGGAAACAGTTTAGGATCATCAAACTTTTGTAAAGTTGAAGATAATTATGAACAATCTAAGATAGAACATATGGAACaagcttttataaaattagaaccAATAGAACAAGGTTttgttaaattagaaaatggtTCTATGGATACTTATTCAAAACAAGATActcaaaattttgataaaatacaaaatggtTTGGACAACATGGAAAATGGATctcagaattttattaaaggatTCCAAAAATTAGTTTCCAAAATAATTCCTATGACATCATCAGATTTAAATTGTGTTAAAACTCAATCTGCATCATTAGATACAGGTTCTTGCAAAATAATGCCTGTTACTTCTGGTTGCAAAATTTCAGATAGCCTACCTATACTTCAAGATGCAGTAccaataatttccaataattgtGATACTAATATATTTGGCAGTTCAGAAAATTTAGATATGTCAAAAATATCTCAATATGATCATATATCACATTTAGATATTCTAAATACAAGTGGAGTCATagataaaaacttattaattgatgaaaaattagtTGAACAGCTACATTTAGTAGATCAATCAAATTTAGTTGATGAACTTGTATctgaacgattaaaaaatattatgccagataatattttagaaaataatttgatatcaaataattcaaatttagatACTGATCTTGATTTTGAAGCATTAAGTgaagaatttaatagaaatactaGAAGTTGATTCTTGGATGATAGCATGCAAAATGTtcctaaaaaaattgaaataataaatatagtatataataatatcaaacttatgcaattgaaattgtatatgtatGATTACACAATgatgtagatatttttttatagaaattctgACAGTATCACAATCAATATATAACTTCCATATTTgaatgaagaataatattaacagtAAGATAATATGTCTTGCATTCTGACGTATATGTAAATAAGACTGTTtctgttatatttattgtgtataatgtatattttatatgaaaaaatatgaaaaaaaatagtcaTACTACAtcgataatatcaaaaatgtatCAGTGTTGATCaaaaaaagtttctattttgtcagataacaaatttttactgaaacataaatttttttttaaacaaataatttttataatcatacacaatgcaattaatattttcagttaaatttcttgaaaaaaagtttcatatgataaattaaaaaagtaagaaattaaaattatatgttaaacaatgtaaaatataaatatataaattttatgtaaatataacttttcatagatattatataatcaggtagaaatatatcataataattctttttagttagaatattataaaaatgattatgcacaaattattttatgattcaatTTTGACTTCCTATATCTAGTGAATATTTATCATctgtaaaatttgtattgttaatggacaaaataaaaattgtatttatattatatcaataatttcataataattgtaataactgtaaaaaaaagataatgaaaactgaaaaaatgaaaataatgatttcagaaattgtaagtaataattaatgaataaaagtgaattatttacaatttttgtataaaatattaaatcattaaaaatacttaatacaccaaaaaaataattccatccACATTGTTATAGCATTTATGTACagtggaaattattaattttgtatttatctgtaaatatgtattatacatatataagaagttattgatataattaaatgttaatggcACtagtaatattagaataattgtaACTAATCATAAAATGCATTAATTTTGCAGGTTTAGTTCCTTGTATCTTTAAGATACACTATCTAGAATCTGCATTTTCAAACaaacatataatatgtttatacttgtctatattcatattaattttttgtgatCTCAGGTACCAATTGTAAACAGAACttcataattcaaatatatttcaatttcatattttggtTTTGTGAAATTATACAAATGGTATTTGAAAAGCCACAAATAAATGATCATTCTGTtaatctttgttttatttcatagttataacttatgatataatacaaaaaaataatcattgtaaACACtgaattgtttttgaaatagaaCACTTACCAAAATTTatgtcaataataatttattacctaTGTCCACTCTCTATTAACATTGATTCCAAAAATGTTGTCAAATTATATGGTAATAATGGTTGATGTACCCAACTAGCAAGAAACAACATTTTCCACGAGTCTGTATAATGATGtgctatattttctaaaactttaagc harbors:
- the LOC107993034 gene encoding uncharacterized protein LOC107993034 — protein: MAEISNSTVFTNDAPSTGASDLLQQAFQQVVDDDDHDNEFVAFLQNDDNDSQTIHLTPEQAAALGLTFEVTSNEEVIYQQDQDNTTSNVTENISIKDKINEQDQNSLSSQESITIDQLNYQSEQIQKSNETELIKTECIDFQEWHMQKVSQTEQLQDQVVENDISLEEMNLNNQNHESQQIIEHQNNIIQQNSNAQTLVLDQPKVHGIKTDITQVKNIHENELQYTIEDNIAQNQLNTIPNTQAQILQKLPVILPSSQFIIKPAQTILKPAKNIRLLQNSNKLSNTTVNSINAVHSLNTNSNPNSVLLSKATIVNNLSPQIIKATPITAQLLNTSSISAQLLNTSQFLTGTCDIQNQSVGTSHISNTIVNTTSGATQNLVTSQIRLSPIVKTSQSLQKGNVQQFLTPVLKSASTVLPKTNQILNNTNVTTAIPAQFLKSVQIPSQLLKTRTTIGKKNSGIIGTTKTTANSDTPVVLRTASIVKTQDLKTVTTNSILKPTQISSTPISILKPQTKITFNNATKQNVTVANQNITNVSSNLQNTSQKTPITQHSNTYESIKSIQNETTRQKLNFIVNGTNLKVNKKIKSTPIKSTTIVNESTDASKPLGSSENPIQIVQQGQTFHSMQRLTPMQLKQIAHVLQQRSQETATSNERVVYRVVFPEELDLQIRNPGNLLKNRGGKRGRPKKSTIRPSLLPPKPPPIPDEEQEELKDERKKVVARTRSGRLSRPPRHMVRDYKHLHHLDFLQPDLDDSDGGYSDYNTNNDKLEEEESPKELLTGLEVPKRKISDHFRCPTCNKIYLGRTRMARHFEMHPDHGSPEQLPPPTPEPELKQNGGQDPLKRKGKKRGPWAYVTPEAKSERRQIKLQEAISVCENLEIIKIAAKPVLNAQSLFDLLVLKSENNVRNFLDELKQLMDKIREKVGTMLTIANSDEELSEDLIDINEESLCDALGLNPGLYKINNEALKKDDTSICTTYDNREPPLKLQKIDNSEDGKENIEERMSSGFSESSDLSVSDFLSDRRNDSVTNPTCPEVLSALTLMRRNPSPVNNTENNKSNNVSKLLISNPEIQNQISDNPGFQKVDITSPKISTYQKSESHKENFTKLGNSLGSSNFCKVEDNYEQSKIEHMEQAFIKLEPIEQGFVKLENGSMDTYSKQDTQNFDKIQNGLDNMENGSQNFIKGFQKLVSKIIPMTSSDLNCVKTQSASLDTGSCKIMPVTSGCKISDSLPILQDAVPIISNNCDTNIFGSSENLDMSKISQYDHISHLDILNTSGVIDKNLLIDEKLVEQLHLVDQSNLVDELVSERLKNIMPDNILENNLISNNSNLDTDLDFEALSEEFNRNTRS